From the genome of Longispora fulva:
TACAGGCCAGTGATCAGACCGAGGGTCAGTAGCGTCGCCTGCGGCACAGCCCGGGGGCGGGCCTCCTCTGCGTAGGGGATGCCTTGTTCGATGCCGACGTAGGCCAGGACCACGATGACCAGCGCGCCGCCGATCGCCGGACTCCCCAGACCGGCAGGGTCGAAGCTGTCGGCGAGGTCGATCGGGTGGGGGTGTCCGCTGAACAGGACGGAGCCGACGTTGGACGCGGAGGTGAGCATGACGATGAGTAGTTCGCCGGCGCACAGGACGGCCAGGACCTTCGCCGACACCGTGACCCGCAGGACCCCGAGGGTGCTCACCAGGGCCCAGCAGGACAGGGCCACCGCCCACCACGGCAGACGCCAGCCGGTCGCCTCGCCGATCAGCGGGCCGAGCGCGGAGCCGACCGCCCCGTAGGCGGCGACCTGCACCGACAGGTACCCCACCACCGCCAACCACGCAGCACCAACGCCCGGCACCCGGCCCAGGCCGGCGGCGATCACCGTGTACAGGCCACCCGCCGACGGACACACCCGGGCGGCGGCGAGGTATCCGGGCATGAACACCGCCAGGACCGCGCCGACGAGAAGGAACACCAGCGGCAGCGCGGTCAGGCCGATCGCGGCGTAGGCGGTGGGGATGACACCGGCGACGACGGTGAGCACGGCCGCGGCGCTGAGCATCACCCCAGTTAGGGGGCCGGTGCCCAACTGGGCGGCGCGCAGCAACTGCGGCACCCGGGCGGGCCCGGCGCCTTGGGGTGATGGTGTCTTGGACACGAGGAGGGTCTCCAGGGAGGAGGTTAGCGGGACAGGTGCATCGAGGCGATGACGTGCTCGCACAAGGCGAGCACCGCCCGGGCGTCGGGGGCGAGACGCGCGATCATTCCGGTCGCGTGCGGGGCGAGGTGTTTGTGGTCACGCAGCCACAGACGCTGCATACCCGCCGCACGGATCAGCCCCACCAGCACGGCGTCACGGGCCGTCGCGGTCGGAGAGTCCGCACCGAGCGCAAGACGGTTACGCAGCAGCACTGCGCGCCGCTCGGCGTCGGTCGAATCAGCCGGCACGGCGGCACTGCGACGCCGACCCAGCCGGTTTCGCCACTCCACCCGGTGCAGCACTCCGGACGTCACGAGCGCTTCGCGGGTCCAGTTGGGGATGCTGGCCGCGAGTACCCGCAGCCACGTCTCGGCGGCGGTCGGCGCCATCCGCAGAATCTGCTCGGACACCTCCGCCAGGCCGAGGTCCAGGCGCAGGGCGGTGTCGGCGACCAGGACACCGCCCTGCACGCTCCAGCACCCGGCCAGCAGGCCACCGATCAGCTCCGCCCCCACCAGCGACACGCCCAGCGCCGACCCAGGTATCAGCAGCCGCCCGGTCTGGGGGTCGTGCGCGATCAGGTACAGGTCCTCGGTGACGAACCCGCCGTCACCGGCGAGCAGAAGCCCGTCCGCACGCTGAGACTGCCGCCCGGATCCGAAGCGGGAGGCCGGATCACCGGGGACCAGGCGGGCTGCGAATTGCCGACCGGTCGGACCGTAGGCGGGCTCGTCACCCGGTATTGCAGGACCGCTCAAGAAGGTTCCGGTCATCGTGACCACAACTCGCCTCCCGCACACAGCACCCGGCACCCGCCGGTGACGGGCGCGTACCCAGGGCTCCCCTCAGCGCCACCGGCCATCCAGGGACGGCCGCCAGCGGCGACACCCTCACGACCCGCAGCGGGCTCCGGGTGCCGCCGCGAACGAGCAGATGCTGTGGTGGCCATGTCGAGGCCCTTCTTCCAGCCGCCCGCAGTGCGGGCGGACACGGGGCTGGTGCCACCCCACCTAACGGGCCGATCCGGAGTGTCGGACAGGCGCACACCAGGGCGGTGACAATCCGTTGACAGCGAGTGCTTGTTGGCAACCAACGCGCCGGTCGCCACCGTGGCGGGGCCGATCACGTTCTTGCTCTGCCTCCATTGGCGCGCATCGTGGCCTTGACGGGTAGGTCGCCGATGCCGACAGCCCAGTTGTCCGCATCCCCGAGTGCCTGGCTTGGCCCGGTCGGCTGGGTAGCATCGTCAGGGTGAGTACACCGGGTTTTGACGCCTTGACCTGCTGGGGTGACGGCTTGTTGTGGGTGCAGGCCGACGAGCAAGGCTGCGGGCTGATGGCCTGGTCCCGTTCCAGTGGCACGACCCGGCTCACCCCTCCGGAGGTCGAGGTCGGCAACATAGTGCACGCCTACGGCGGCGGCGCGTTCGCGGCCGGCCCGGGCCGCATCTGGTACGTCGACGCCACCGACGGACAGCTCCAGACGCTGGCGGTCCAGGAGCCGAACGCCGAACCGACGCCCTTGACCGGCGGCCAGCAGGCCGGCTCCGGCGATCTGATCTACTACGACGGCGAACTGCTCGGCGTTCAGGAAGGCGAGCACGGTGACACGGTCACCGCGTGGGACACGTCCAACGGGCTGGCCCGGACGCTGCTCACGTCGTCTGGATTCCTGGCCGCCCCGCGCCTCGCGCCGGGCCGTCTGGCGTGGTTGACCTGGGGCCAAGACGCGATGCCCTGGGACAGCGCCGAACTGTGGTGCGCCGACTACCATCCAGGTGGCGTACCCATCGGTGCGGTGCTCGTGGCCGGTGGGCCGGATGAGGCGGTTGCCGAGCCGCGGTGGGGGCCGGACGGGTCGCTGTACTTCATGTCGGACCGCTCGGGCTGGATGAACTTGCACCGCTGGGACGGCACCAGCGTGCGGTCGGTTGCGTCGATGGACGCCGAGTGCGCCGCTGCGCCCTGGGAGCTCGGGTACGCCAGCTACACGTTCCTGCCCGACCACCGCATCGCCATGATTGCCCGCCGCGGGACCCTCGATCAACTCGTTCTCGTCGAACAGGAGGGTGTGCGGGAACTGGAGCTGCCGTTCACGTCGATCAAGCCATACATGGCCACGGTGGGCGATCACGTCGCGATGATCGCCGCGACACCAATCACAGCTCCCGCCGTCGTTGTTGTCGACCCCGACGGCTCTTTCGTGATCATCGCCGGTCAGAGCCCTGTCCCGAGCGCCCCGCGCCCCACGACGGGGCACACCGCGGGCGGGGTCACCTACCTGCTGCATCGGCCCTCGACCAGTCTGGCCGGTCCCCTGCCGCTGATCGTGCGGGCACATCCTGGCCCCACGGACGGGATCACCTACCGGCGGGATGCCTTCATCGATTTCTTCACCCACAACGGCTTCGCCATCGTCGATGTCGCCTATCGGGGCAGCACCGGCTTCGGGCGGGCGTTCCGGAGATCCTTATACGGCCGGTGGGGGCTTGACGACGTGGCGGACTGCGCGGAGGTCGCCGAGCACCTACTCGCCACCGGAACCACCACCCCGGGCTCCGTGTTCATCGCTGGTGCCAGCGCCGGCGGGTACACCGCTCTGCATGCCGTGTGCGCGGCCGGGCCGTTCGCGGCTGCGATTGCCCGCTCGCCGATCATCGACCCAAAGAGCTGGGCTGCGACGGTGCCCCGGTTCCAACGCGCCCACGCAGTCGCTCTCGACGGTGGAGGCGGCCGGGTTCGATCCGAGGCGATCCGCAAGCCCGTCCTGCTCGTGCACGGCGCCAACGACCCCATCACATCGGCGGCCGACACACTTGCCCTCGCACACGACCTGCAAGACCGGCGGTCCAGTGTCGAACTGCTGCTGCTCGACACCGAAAGCCACACCCTCTCGGCGCCGCACCTGGCCGAGGCGGTGCTCGACGCCGAGCTGCGGTTTCTCCGGGCCATGATGCGCTCAGAGCGGTAGCAGGGCCCTCATGTAGTCCTCAAGGTCGCGCACCGCCGGCTCCTTACGGAACGGGCCGAGGTCCTGCCTGAGGTCAGCCAACCGCTGCCGGCTGCGCGCCGAGGAGGTCTGCGCGGTGTAGTCGGCCGCCTGCCGCCCCACCGCACACGCCTGCTCGATCAGTCCTGCCCGGGCCAGCGAGGACGCCATCAGTGCGGCGTCGATCGCCAGCCGCCGCACATGCGTCGGCGACACGCCTGCCAACGCTCCGTCGGCCTGCTGTTGGGCGAGGCGCGGGTGGCCGAGATCATGGAAGCAGTGCGCCACCTCATCGGCAAGGTAAGCAGTGGTGAAGTACCTGATCCACCCCGGCTCGCGTTCCGGCGATGCCGCGTCCAGGTTCCGCTCGGCTTCAAGGATTGCCTGCGTCGCAGCCCGCTCGTCGCCGTGGCGGGCGTGTGCCCTGGCCGCGACGGCCGTAAATGCCGAGCGCGCGAGCGGGCCGGCCAGGTCGCGGGTGCCTCGAAGGCCGGCCTTCGCCATCCGCAGTCCGAGCGGCACCTCTCCGCGGTGCAGCGCCAGGTGGGCGCTGTTGACCGCGAGGATGTAGCCGCCCAGGAGCCGGTCGCCTGCGGCGGTAGCCCAGTCCAGAGCCTGCAGGTAGCAGCCCTGCGCCAGCTCGTCGTTGCCCGAGTCGATGGCCTGATAGCCCGCCAACTCCCAGAACCCCGCGGCCGTGGCGTACAGCCGAACCGCCACCTCGGCACTCGAGGGACGCGATGCCAACAGGCGGGCCAGATCGGCACTCGCGTAGGCCGTCACCATGGGAAACACCATGCCAGCGCCCTGGACGTGATCGAGCCGGCGAAACTCCTCCAACCGCCGGGCGACACCATCGACGACCTCGTCGTCCACCCAGCCCATGGCATTGTCACCCATGATGCGTGGAGCCGGGTCATCGTCGAGCAGCCAGTCCAATGCCGCCTGCTCCATCGACCGCGCCGGTCCCCCGCCGGCGCGCTTCGCCGTCTGCCGCTGCGCGGCGAGAGCGTGCCCGAACGCCGCGATCACGCCGTCGGTGTCCAGGGCCGCCTCCAGGGCCGTCACCAGCTCCGGTGCCGGCCAGCGCTGCGCCTTCTCGACCTTGCCGATCAGATCGGCGCTGACAAATGCCAACGCGCCCAGCTCTGCCTGCGACAACCCTCGCCGGTCACGCCAGCTGCGCACCGCAGCACCAAACGCGTGCCGTGGTGACAGCTGCGGGAACAACCGTCGGGGAGCTTGAGCCATCGCCAGCCTCGAAAACACTTCGGTCCGCATGGCATCGCTATGGGATGCGACACCGGACCTGACCCTACCTGCGGCAATAGCACCGGTCCATGGCTTCGAACCGTTCCGGCGCCATGTCAGTCGCGGAACCGCAACTTGCACCAGGCCAGGCAACTCGCGATTGGACCTGCTGACAATCCATTGGCGCTACACGAAGCACGGCACGCCCCCCCAGGTCGCGGATCGCGAATTAAGTTCACGGTCGTGAACACGCGGCGCAAGAAATCTCTGACTGCAGATCCCGCACCCACACTTCGGCGGTTCGAGGCACAGTGAGATCGACTGGGTCGACGCCGCCCCGGGGTTCGGTGTGGCGATATGACCGGACCGGCATGCCCCTGGGGTCAAGCGGTGCCGGCCTCAGCGGAAACGTTTGAGGACTACCGGGCGGGCGCCGCGATCGCCGGTGAGTTCGACTACCAGCCGGCGCACCGACTGGCTACGGCGATCTGCCGACAACGATTCGACGGCCTGCTGCGCGCGCTGGAGCGCACTAGCGTGGTCGCCCCGCGCGTGCTCGAGAACGGCCCGGTGGAGTTCCAGATGGGTCGAGTACCTGGCGTGACCGGCGGGAAGGGCTCGGGCGGCCTGGTCGATGGCCGCTTCGGCGCCAGGGTGGGCGATGCCAGCGAGGATTCCGGCCCGGGTCACAGCGTGCCGCCACCAAGGGATGTCCTCGTCCGTGGCCGCGGTGTCGCAGCCGGTACGGGCGAGTGCGCGGTCGGCGGCGTCGAGTTCCGCCAGAACGTCAGCGTTGCTCCGGGCGACGAGGACGGCCCGCGTGAGGTGGGCCAGCACCAGGCCGGTAGTCGGCCTGTCCGCGATGGCGACGGCCTCGTTCGCCCACGTGCGGGCGAGACCGACGTGCAGCGGCTGATCTTCCAGGTCCTGGGCCGCTCGAGCGCGCGACCAGACCTGGGTCGCAGGGTCCCCGCTCGTGTCGGCCCACGCCACTCCTCGCCGGTACCAGTCCACTGCGGCGTCGGGGCCGTCGAGTTCGCGCCACGTCTGGCCGTAGAGCGTCGTCATCCGCCCGGTCAGCGCGTGGACCTTGCGGGTGCTGGTGGTGCCTCGGATCGCTGAGAGGTCGCTCCACAGCCGCATGCGCACCTGAGGGACCTCCGGGAGCGCCATGAAGGAACGCGAATGGGCCCGGTGGACTTCGGCCCAGTCATCGGGGCTGTGCGCCACGGGGATGCTCGCGGCCAGGGCCTGCTCGAGGTCGAATGCCAGGGCTGCTGGTCCCGCGGCGGCACTGGTAGCCAGGTACGCGATAATCTCTCGCCTGCTGAGCATGTTGGGGTACTCCAGTCCGTAGGCGAGCACCACCTGGCGGGTAGGTGGTTTCACGCCGTTTTCGATGTTGCTGAGGTACGGACGGCTCAGGCCGCTTCTCAGGGCTAGGGCCGCGAGGTTGCCGCCGGCGGCACGCCGCTCGGCCTTCAGAATGGCACCTATTGTCGCCATTGTTCTACCTCACCACACCGGGGAACGCGAGGGAACGTCGCGGTCAGCCTGGACCACGCACTCCACGGTACGCGCAGTGACAGACTTCAATCACCGCCAGCGGAACTTCCTTACGACCAGGGGCGAGGGGTAGACGGCCGCCATACCCTTCGCCCCTGGCCGTGCCCCTGCGCTGCGAAATGGAGCACGATATGACAGCCTTCACGACCGTCAGTACCGGCCGGGCCCGCGAAGAACTGGGCCGCTTCTTCCTCATCGCCGCCCTCGCCGACAGTGCCCCGGAGATGTTCTCCGCGTTCATCGACGCCGAGTGGCACCGCCTCCTCGGCACCGGCGCGTACGACGGCTTCTGCGACCAGCTGGTCGGCCACCCGGTCGGACACCGCGAGGACGCCGGATACGGCCAGATCACCTGGGTGCAGCGCTACCACGAGCAGTTCGGCCCGTTGCCGGCCGAGTGGTTCGCAGACGCCGCCGGCACGATCGACCACAGCGCCTACGACGCCTACCGCTCCACCGGCGCGGTGACCGCGTCCTGGAACTGCTCCCCGGCCAGCGACGGCGACGGCGACCACCACACCGAGCCCACCAAATAGACCGACGACGCGGGGCCGCCCAGCGAGGGCGGTCCCGCCCACTTCGGTCGCGCCCAGGAGGTCGATCGTGCGCGAGCTTCACCCCACCACTACCGACCCAGCCAGCATCCATCCCGGCCTGCCCGGCTACCTAGCCGCCATGACCGGCCACTGCCCCTTCCTCACCCCGTCGCTGAACCAGCAGCTGACGACCTGGTCAGCCTGGCAAGCCGACCCTGAGGACGCACCGGACCTGTTCGCACTGCTCGTCGAGCACACCGAGCACTTCCGCCGGCGCCGCGCCAAGGATGGGCTGCTCGTCTGTGCGAACATCGCCGTCATGGGACCGAGCAGCATCCAGGAGGCCCGGGCAGTGCTGGACTGGCCAGCCTGGATCACGCGCAACATCTACGCGGAGGTCAGCGTCATGATCGGTAAATTCTGGATCGGAGAGGTCGAGAATGACAAGGTCGGCAGGGCTATCATGCCGCCGCCGGTGTCGTACTTTTCGATCCGGCACTCGTACCCCGCCAAGGACGCCCGGTTCCTGCACCGCTTCACCGATGTCTCCACGGCACTCGCTGCGGCCCCGGCCCACGACGACGGCCGCGATGTCCTGCGCAGGCACCTCGCAGGCGATACTCCGGGCGGCGCGTTCACCCGGCTCTGCGCCGCCTTCCCCGCGCCGATGGCGGTCTGATGGCCGCGTCACTTCCGGCCAGCATCGCCTACCAGATCGGCCCGATCAGCGGCTCCGAACTAATCGCCGACCGGCGCGGTAGCCAGGTGTTCCGCGTGCAGCGCCCCGACAGTGCCGCACTGGCGGTCAAGGTCTCCCGGACCAACCCGGACCCGGGAGCGCCGAACCCTGACTACGCCCGGCTCCTCGCCGCCCGCGAGGCCGCCGTTCTCGCCCACGGGCCGGCCCCTGCCGGGTACCTGCACGCCGCAGGTGCGACTCGTGAGGCAACGTGGATCGCGGTGGCCTGGATCGATGCGCCTAGCCTGCACCGCACGTTCGCCTCCGCCCGCGACGCCGACACCCCCGAGGGTCGCCGCACCGCACTGATCGCCGCCGCCGCGGCGGCCGGCGCTGTCGCCCGGTTGCACACGTCCGGCTGGATCCACCGCGACTTGCAGTCCGCCCACCTCTTGTGCGGCCCCACCGGCGCAAGTCTGGTCGACTTCGCGTTCGCCCAGCCCCCAACTGGCGTCCGGATCGAGCCGGTGGTGCCGTATCGGGGCGGGCTTGTGCACCTCGACGCCCCCGAACTCGCCAGGGCACTGCTCGACACTGGCCCGGCCGCCGACGTGACCATGGATCCTCCCGCGGAGGTATTCAGCCTCGCCGCAGTCATCCGCACCTGCTGGACAGGAGTGTGGATGTACGACTACCCGGAAGACGCGACGATGACCGCCCGGCTCTCGACAATCGCCGCAAGCGACCGCCGACCCCTGTCCACACAGCGTCCCTGGGCCTGGCCTCGACTCGAAGCGCTGCTCACGGCGGGCACCGAACCCGAGGCCAGCGCCCGGCCGACCGCTAACGAGTTCGCCGACGCCCTCACCCATGCGATCTGACGGCAGAAATCATCACCTGCGCGCTGGTGACATCTACGCAGGCATTCCCCAGTGGGCCCGCGTCCTGCCAGAAGTTCTAGAGTTTCGCGTCTTCCTCTTGACCACCCGATCTGAAGCGCAGCCCGACTATGTACGAACTCAGCCCTGCTGAGGCCCACGACGTCCCAGCCATCGCTGCGCTCCTGACTGAGCTTGACACCTATTACGGCGCCCCGGTCGCCAACCTGACGACGCGCGCAACCGCCAGATCGAGGCTGTTCTGTTCAGGCCAGTACCGGCCGCCCACGCACTCCAGACACGACATGACGAGCAGCCGGTGGGCCTGGCCAGCTACACCTTTCTGTGGCCCGCCGCACGGTTTACCCAATCGAGGTACCTCAAAGAGCTATTCGTTAGCAAAGATCATCAGGGCAAGGGGCTGGGCCGGCTAGTCATGGCGAAGCTCGAAGAAATCGCCATGGAAAACGGGTGCAGGCGGATCGAATGGACCACCGACAGCTCAACGCTTCTACGAATCGCTCGGGGTCTCGCCGCGCTTGAGTAAGATCTTCTACCGCCAACAGATCGCCCTCTAGCCGACAGAGTCAGGCGACCGTCAGTGAGTCCACGCCTCTGAAACTGCCGGACGCTCCGACACCTGCTGACGCTGGTGGACGCCGCCCACCAGGAAAGCAGCCGTACCTCAACATATCGAACCGAACTGAACTCCCGGAAGCGAGCCTGTGGTGACTCTTGTCCGAAGCAACCAGCAGTGGATCGACGGCGTCGCAACGGAAGGAATCCGGACCATCGGCGATCCCCTACTCAAGGCCCACGCCGCCGCTGTGGACGACCCGGCTACGGTGGCCGGCCTGCTTGATTTCATGGTTCAGCGGTTGCGGAACCTCAAAGGCACGGGACTCGCCGCACCGCAGGTCGGCGCATCCGTCCGTGTCCTCGTCATCGAGGTACGTAAGACCGACGTGTTCCCCGACCGACCTACGCACCCGCTCCTGCAGATGATCAATCCGATCATCACCAACCGATCTGGCGTGCAGGTCGACGGGTGGGAGGGGTGCTTTAGCGTTCCGGGCCTGATGGGACAAGTCCCACGAGACGACAGGATCACTGTCCGGTTCCTCACCTCCGCAGGTGAGTCGGTTGAGGATTCGTTCACAGGAAATGTGGCCCGCGTCGTGCAGCACGAGATCGACCATCTCGACGGCACGGTGTTTCTCCAGCGCATGGCCACTCTCGACAGCGTGACCACGGTGGCCAACTACCTCACGCACCACCGCACGAACAGGTCCTGACAGCACTTGGCGGCGGCCCGCGTGCCCCCGTACCGGCGTGCGAACTATCCCCGCATGCTACTTCTGGTCAGGCGATGCAGGGGTTCAACTCGGCTACACAGGTGAGCTAGGGTCACCACACGTCGTGTCGGACATCAACCTCCTGGTCGTGGTCGACGCTGCCTCCTGTACCGGGGATGAGACCGACATCGCCATCGCCCTCGGCCGCAGGGTGCCGCCGTTTCCCGTTAGCGGCGGCACGCTGCGGTCTTCGACGAACGGTGCGTCGCCGATCCGTGGCTACGACCTTGGACGAGCGGCGACCACACGACCGTTCTGGACAATGGCCGCCCGACTGCGAGCCGCACTCGGCGGCGGAGGCGACCGAGCGGCTCACCGAACAAATCCTCGCAAACCTTGGAGGCCTTGATGGCTGACCGTCCCTACACCTTATTGTCCGTCGCAGCCACGGTCGATGGCTACATCGATGACGCCACCCCGGAGCGGCTTCTGCTGTCCAACGACGCCGACTTCGACCGAGTCGACGAAGAACGTGCGGGTGTGGACGCGATCCTCGTCGGTTCCAACACCATCCGCGCCGACAACCCCCGCCTGCTTGTGCGTTCCGCCGACCGGCGCGCCGCCCGCACCGCTCGGGGCCTGCCGGCGAGCCCGCTCAAGGTCACCATCACCGGCCGGGGCGACCTGGACCCGCAGGCGTCGTTCTTCACGACCGGCGACACCGACAAGATCGTCTACGCGGCGGCCGGGTCCGTGGACAAGACCCGCGAACGCCTCGCCGACGCGGCCTTCGTCGTCGACGGCGGCGATCCGCTCGACCTTCACCGGGTGGTGGCGGACCTGGCCGGACGCGGTGTGCGGCGGTTGATGGTCGAGGGCGGCTCGACGATGCACACCCAGTTCCTCGCTGCCGACCTGGTCGATGAGATCCAGCTTGTCGTCGCGCCGTTCTTCGTCGGCGACCCCGCCGCGCCCCGGTTCGTGGGCGACGGGGTGTTCCCGCACGGCAAGGACAAGCGGATGCGGCTGGCCGAGGCGCGCACGATCGGCGACTGCGTGCTGCTGCGTTACCTCCTCACCACCGCCACCCCGTTCGCCTCGGCGTGACCTCGTGCTCGACGTGGTGGTCGTCGGCGTCGCCAACGTTGACCTGACCGTCCAGGTCCCTGGCCTGCCGGCCGCCGGGCAGACCGTATTCGGCTCACCGCTGATGGTCGGGCCTGGCGGCAAAGGGCTCAACCAGGCCCTCGCGGTTGCCGCCGGCGGCGGCCGTGCGGCGCTAATCGCTCGGGTCGGCGACGACGACTGGGGGCGCATGCTGCACCGAGCGCTGTCGGACGGCGGCGTCGACACCACTGGGATCATCTTCGACCCGGAGGCGGTCACCGGGGCCGCGCTCATCCAGGTCCCACCGGGCGGCGACAGCGCGGTCACCTTGGCCCGGTCCGCAGCCGCCACACACCAGCCCACCGACCTCGACGACCATGCCGCTCTCCTCCGCGAGGCGGCGGTGGTGGTGCTCCAGCTCGAGCTCGACACGGCGGTGATCCGCCACGGGGTGCGCCTGGCCGGCGGGATCACGATCGGGACCCTCGCACCCGCCAGCCCTCTGCCGCCGGAACTGTTCAGAGCACTGGACGTGCTGGTCGTCAACGCCGCCGAGGCCGGGGCACTACTTGATGCCTCGGCGCCTGGTGGGCGGGGCGAGGCGCTCCAGGCCGCCCACGCCCTGCGCTCGATCGGCCCGGCGTCAGTGGTGGTCAGCGTCGGAGCGCACGGCGCGGCCTACACCTGCCCCGACAGCAACGCCGCCCTCCGCGCCCATGACACCTCGGTCGTCGACACCACCGGGGCCGGGGACACGCTCCTCGGCCGCATCGCCCTCAGCCTGGCCCGCCGCCAGAGCCTGCACGAGGCCGTCGGCCACGGCCTAGCCGCCGCAGCGGAGACCGTGAGCAAGCTCGGCGCCACGAGCCCCGCAGGCTGACGCGGAGGCCAACGCGCGGCCTGTCAACGCATTGTCAACGGCCCTCGTTCGGGGCTATCGACATGGGGCGATAGGGCGTGTACTGGTCGCTCGCCGGCCCGCCACCCCGCGCGTGGTCGGCTCGTTGAGTAGGAGGAGGACGCCATGACGAAGTCCGGCTTGCCCGCAGCATCCAAGGTCGGCGCCCGCGCGGCGGGGATCCTGGAGCAGGCCAGGCCCACCCGGCCACCGACCGGCTGATCAGCTCGTCCATGAAGTACAGCACCTGCTGGGCCACGTTCACAGGCTACCCGAACCGTCAGCAACTGGTCCCTGGATCGCGACGCTGGCCCGCTGCTGGTCGAGGCGCTGCGGACGATGGCGCTCAGGCGCCGGACAACCGGTCCTGGACGAGGTAGGCGCCGGCGTGGTGTTCGATCTCGACGACACCGAGGGCCCGATGCTGGATGAGGTAT
Proteins encoded in this window:
- a CDS encoding APC family permease, which encodes MSKTPSPQGAGPARVPQLLRAAQLGTGPLTGVMLSAAAVLTVVAGVIPTAYAAIGLTALPLVFLLVGAVLAVFMPGYLAAARVCPSAGGLYTVIAAGLGRVPGVGAAWLAVVGYLSVQVAAYGAVGSALGPLIGEATGWRLPWWAVALSCWALVSTLGVLRVTVSAKVLAVLCAGELLIVMLTSASNVGSVLFSGHPHPIDLADSFDPAGLGSPAIGGALVIVVLAYVGIEQGIPYAEEARPRAVPQATLLTLGLITGLYTVSAWAMTVPDGPARTIEHAGEYGTNLVALAALDQLGEPAANAVRLLFGTSLIAAMLAFHNTGSRYVFSLARERVLPAWIARTHTRTAAPIWASALQSAAVAAVIGAYTVAGWDPVTRMFYLFGAAGGFAVLCLLTATSLAAVFLLHGPDQPRLGVWTRLICPIVATVLLAAMVALALVNFAAVLGVAETSPLRWEVPAALAVLTAAGCARGLWLRTARPEVYASIGRATRAALPEQLPDSPYREPQSA
- a CDS encoding S9 family peptidase, whose protein sequence is MQADEQGCGLMAWSRSSGTTRLTPPEVEVGNIVHAYGGGAFAAGPGRIWYVDATDGQLQTLAVQEPNAEPTPLTGGQQAGSGDLIYYDGELLGVQEGEHGDTVTAWDTSNGLARTLLTSSGFLAAPRLAPGRLAWLTWGQDAMPWDSAELWCADYHPGGVPIGAVLVAGGPDEAVAEPRWGPDGSLYFMSDRSGWMNLHRWDGTSVRSVASMDAECAAAPWELGYASYTFLPDHRIAMIARRGTLDQLVLVEQEGVRELELPFTSIKPYMATVGDHVAMIAATPITAPAVVVVDPDGSFVIIAGQSPVPSAPRPTTGHTAGGVTYLLHRPSTSLAGPLPLIVRAHPGPTDGITYRRDAFIDFFTHNGFAIVDVAYRGSTGFGRAFRRSLYGRWGLDDVADCAEVAEHLLATGTTTPGSVFIAGASAGGYTALHAVCAAGPFAAAIARSPIIDPKSWAATVPRFQRAHAVALDGGGGRVRSEAIRKPVLLVHGANDPITSAADTLALAHDLQDRRSSVELLLLDTESHTLSAPHLAEAVLDAELRFLRAMMRSER
- a CDS encoding helix-turn-helix domain-containing protein; its protein translation is MATIGAILKAERRAAGGNLAALALRSGLSRPYLSNIENGVKPPTRQVVLAYGLEYPNMLSRREIIAYLATSAAAGPAALAFDLEQALAASIPVAHSPDDWAEVHRAHSRSFMALPEVPQVRMRLWSDLSAIRGTTSTRKVHALTGRMTTLYGQTWRELDGPDAAVDWYRRGVAWADTSGDPATQVWSRARAAQDLEDQPLHVGLARTWANEAVAIADRPTTGLVLAHLTRAVLVARSNADVLAELDAADRALARTGCDTAATDEDIPWWRHAVTRAGILAGIAHPGAEAAIDQAARALPAGHARYSTHLELHRAVLEHARGDHASALQRAQQAVESLSADRRSQSVRRLVVELTGDRGARPVVLKRFR
- the def gene encoding peptide deformylase, yielding MTLVRSNQQWIDGVATEGIRTIGDPLLKAHAAAVDDPATVAGLLDFMVQRLRNLKGTGLAAPQVGASVRVLVIEVRKTDVFPDRPTHPLLQMINPIITNRSGVQVDGWEGCFSVPGLMGQVPRDDRITVRFLTSAGESVEDSFTGNVARVVQHEIDHLDGTVFLQRMATLDSVTTVANYLTHHRTNRS
- a CDS encoding GNAT family N-acetyltransferase; the protein is MGLASYTFLWPAARFTQSRYLKELFVSKDHQGKGLGRLVMAKLEEIAMENGCRRIEWTTDSSTLLRIARGLAALE
- a CDS encoding GOLPH3/VPS74 family protein produces the protein MTGTFLSGPAIPGDEPAYGPTGRQFAARLVPGDPASRFGSGRQSQRADGLLLAGDGGFVTEDLYLIAHDPQTGRLLIPGSALGVSLVGAELIGGLLAGCWSVQGGVLVADTALRLDLGLAEVSEQILRMAPTAAETWLRVLAASIPNWTREALVTSGVLHRVEWRNRLGRRRSAAVPADSTDAERRAVLLRNRLALGADSPTATARDAVLVGLIRAAGMQRLWLRDHKHLAPHATGMIARLAPDARAVLALCEHVIASMHLSR
- a CDS encoding RibD family protein; amino-acid sequence: MADRPYTLLSVAATVDGYIDDATPERLLLSNDADFDRVDEERAGVDAILVGSNTIRADNPRLLVRSADRRAARTARGLPASPLKVTITGRGDLDPQASFFTTGDTDKIVYAAAGSVDKTRERLADAAFVVDGGDPLDLHRVVADLAGRGVRRLMVEGGSTMHTQFLAADLVDEIQLVVAPFFVGDPAAPRFVGDGVFPHGKDKRMRLAEARTIGDCVLLRYLLTTATPFASA
- a CDS encoding helix-turn-helix domain-containing protein is translated as MRTEVFSRLAMAQAPRRLFPQLSPRHAFGAAVRSWRDRRGLSQAELGALAFVSADLIGKVEKAQRWPAPELVTALEAALDTDGVIAAFGHALAAQRQTAKRAGGGPARSMEQAALDWLLDDDPAPRIMGDNAMGWVDDEVVDGVARRLEEFRRLDHVQGAGMVFPMVTAYASADLARLLASRPSSAEVAVRLYATAAGFWELAGYQAIDSGNDELAQGCYLQALDWATAAGDRLLGGYILAVNSAHLALHRGEVPLGLRMAKAGLRGTRDLAGPLARSAFTAVAARAHARHGDERAATQAILEAERNLDAASPEREPGWIRYFTTAYLADEVAHCFHDLGHPRLAQQQADGALAGVSPTHVRRLAIDAALMASSLARAGLIEQACAVGRQAADYTAQTSSARSRQRLADLRQDLGPFRKEPAVRDLEDYMRALLPL
- a CDS encoding DUF6875 domain-containing protein, producing MRELHPTTTDPASIHPGLPGYLAAMTGHCPFLTPSLNQQLTTWSAWQADPEDAPDLFALLVEHTEHFRRRRAKDGLLVCANIAVMGPSSIQEARAVLDWPAWITRNIYAEVSVMIGKFWIGEVENDKVGRAIMPPPVSYFSIRHSYPAKDARFLHRFTDVSTALAAAPAHDDGRDVLRRHLAGDTPGGAFTRLCAAFPAPMAV